From one Populus alba chromosome 17, ASM523922v2, whole genome shotgun sequence genomic stretch:
- the LOC118054936 gene encoding NAC domain-containing protein 83-like, which yields MVPHGFRFNPTDEELIQFLDRKASGQEMPLHFILETNVYEREPQDLEWNQTAPLSNGERYYYCTRETNYSREVLGRGWWKATSHVKKIHANNDDQLLVGNKRPLTFHRFKDNERNRNNAVKTNWIMYEYSLESRTTDWRLCKIKHKGKPSVQEEMESMRKQYSSRNDFEAGSSTIFVGGQQQQEQTSSRPTNYEGYDHESYYQWNNMQQSPPSPYDPYLPAPPSSSSGHYYVEQQEKLESSDGHPFPSLWSWTN from the exons ATGGTGCCGCATGGGTTCAGGTTCAATCCCACTGATGAAGAGCTCATCCAATTCCTAGACAGAAAAGCTTCTGGCCAAGAAATGCCACTTCATTTCATTCTCGAAACAAATGTTTACGAGCGTGAACCACAGGATCTTGAAT GGAATCAAACCGCTCCTTTAAGCAATGGTGAGAGATACTACTATTGTACGAGGGAGACAAACTATTCAAGGGAAGTACTCGGTCGAGGATGGTGGAAAGCTACGAGCCATGTCAagaaaatacatgctaataacGATGATCAACTTCTTGTTGGGAACAAGAGGCCTTTAACATTCCATAGGTTCAAGGACAATGAAAGAAATCGCAATAATGCCGTCAAGACTAACTGGATTATGTATGAATACAGCCTTGAATCAAGAACCACG GATTGGAGGCTTTGCAAGATCAAGCACAAGGGGAAACCAAGCGTGCAAGAAGAGATGGAGAGTATGAGGAAACAATATTCATCGAGGAATGATTTCGAAGCCGGAAGTTCGACCATTTTTGTCGGTGGGCAACAGCAGCAGGAACAGACCTCATCACGGCCAACAAATTATGAAGGATATGATCATGAATCCTATTATCAATGGAACAATATGCAGCAGTCACCACCGTCTCCATATGATCCTTATCTACCGGCGCCACCGAGTTCTAGCAGTGGTCACTATTATGTGGAGCAGCAAGAGAAGTTAGAGTCCAGTGATGGGCACCCATTTCCTAGTCTTTGGTCATGGACGAACTAG